One window from the genome of Moorena sp. SIOASIH encodes:
- a CDS encoding sigma-70 family RNA polymerase sigma factor produces MKNLDRILRQLIAEACNHPPLSLERRQKLSEVHLLVMKSGKLWKEYTSYYNDALQEMWEYCCGHPEEYDPTIKGVITWLDDELKKRLRRFRDAGYRQQKRQITGLSTEEGKTIDPVDRVPAAPDLQPVMKIWQKTLDWVKTDPDGVLRQTCFRKRPEINAQVLIQLRLPPDQPWKTIAAEFKLTPPEAKDLPKFYNRKCLPLLRKFGVCEGYIEEESKTGRSKSTTKPQPRKKS; encoded by the coding sequence ATGAAAAATCTAGATCGAATACTCCGTCAGCTGATAGCTGAAGCATGTAATCATCCACCATTAAGTCTGGAACGTCGGCAAAAACTGAGCGAGGTACATCTACTAGTGATGAAATCCGGCAAACTTTGGAAAGAATATACCTCATATTATAATGACGCTCTCCAAGAGATGTGGGAATATTGCTGTGGCCATCCGGAAGAGTATGACCCGACTATCAAAGGTGTGATTACTTGGCTCGACGATGAACTAAAAAAGCGACTGAGACGATTTCGAGATGCTGGCTATAGGCAACAGAAGCGGCAAATTACTGGCCTAAGCACAGAGGAAGGTAAAACTATTGACCCTGTAGATAGGGTACCAGCTGCTCCTGATCTACAACCAGTTATGAAAATTTGGCAAAAAACCTTGGATTGGGTAAAGACAGACCCAGACGGAGTGTTACGTCAGACTTGCTTTAGGAAACGCCCTGAGATTAATGCCCAAGTCCTAATCCAGCTTCGACTCCCTCCTGATCAGCCTTGGAAAACGATTGCAGCAGAATTTAAGCTAACCCCACCAGAAGCTAAAGATTTGCCCAAATTCTATAACCGTAAATGCTTACCCCTGTTGCGAAAATTTGGTGTATGCGAGGGATATATAGAAGAAGAGTCAAAGACTGGTCGCTCGAAAAGCACCACAAAACCCCAACCTAGGAAAAAATCATGA
- a CDS encoding DUF1822 family protein: MRHNANMLSDWSIPMPITQSALGIAQQFAQYQPNQQKAEQVYLNTLAVCAVNNYLRILGIPTDLTAGDSWNSVVRLAENVADLRVTGLGRLECRPVKPGDLTCPIPQEVRFNRIGYVVVEIDQDHTEATLLGFSPTSETSQLVIHQLRSLKDLPAYLDQFQPMTQLSQWLEHIFEAGWQSVETLLGNQGAEPAFAFRTKSDQTVKRCKQIEWGKPNQGVALVVALTPESETKLNVFLQLNPINGQTYLPPNLQLLLLDEEQEMLINAQARNQDQAIQLDFSCEPGDRFSVKVALDKASVIEEFVM, translated from the coding sequence ATGAGACACAACGCCAACATGCTATCAGATTGGTCAATCCCCATGCCGATTACCCAGTCAGCCCTAGGGATAGCCCAGCAGTTCGCTCAGTACCAACCCAACCAGCAAAAGGCTGAACAAGTCTATCTCAACACCCTGGCGGTGTGTGCGGTGAATAACTATTTACGGATCCTGGGTATTCCGACTGACCTAACTGCAGGGGATAGCTGGAATTCAGTAGTGCGCTTGGCTGAAAATGTGGCTGACCTGAGGGTAACCGGTTTGGGGCGCTTGGAATGTCGGCCTGTCAAACCCGGTGATTTGACTTGTCCCATTCCCCAAGAGGTTAGATTTAACCGGATTGGCTATGTAGTCGTTGAGATTGATCAAGACCATACTGAAGCGACGCTGTTGGGATTTTCCCCAACCTCGGAAACTAGTCAATTAGTCATCCACCAATTGCGATCGCTAAAAGATTTACCAGCCTACCTCGATCAATTCCAACCTATGACACAACTTAGTCAATGGTTGGAGCATATTTTTGAAGCAGGTTGGCAGAGTGTGGAAACCCTTTTAGGTAACCAAGGTGCTGAGCCAGCTTTCGCCTTTAGAACCAAGTCTGATCAAACCGTTAAGCGATGTAAACAGATTGAATGGGGCAAACCTAATCAAGGGGTGGCTCTGGTTGTGGCACTCACCCCAGAATCCGAAACAAAGCTGAATGTTTTCCTACAACTCAATCCCATCAATGGTCAAACCTATCTACCCCCCAATCTGCAGTTGCTCTTGCTAGATGAGGAGCAAGAAATGCTGATCAATGCCCAAGCCAGAAACCAGGATCAAGCCATTCAATTGGATTTTAGTTGCGAACCCGGAGACCGTTTCAGTGTCAAGGTTGCTCTGGATAAAGCCAGTGTGATCGAAGAGTTTGTAATGTGA
- a CDS encoding transposase, which yields MITAYQYRLRLAKSQEAEIEIWLDMLRCQYNYLLADRFNWYEQNRCSINSCPLVCHLPTLRDNPDYFSQKKTLPQLKKDRQWYKAIHSNVLQDCVKRVDLAFKRYLKGDCNGRKSGRPRFKSKNSYRSLTFSAFSKNPIKGNKLNLPKFGWVKMVYHRPIPDGFKIKTATVTRKADGYYVTLSLQDDTIPSVIPVEQASNPIGIDMGLKSFLVKSDGTEIPIPQYYRKAQKRLKKIQKTVSRSKKGSNNRKKAVGRLGKAHKKVADTRKDFHFKTAKNLLDNHDLVAHEKLNIKGLAKTKMAKSVLDAGWGQFLSILSNKAENAGLVTVAVNPRNTSQNCSNCGKKVPKKLKDRIHSCPDCGYTEDRDTNAAINILKLAVGHPVGNKAYRVSEALAGVGKKPTLNL from the coding sequence ATGATAACAGCCTATCAATATCGGTTAAGACTAGCAAAATCACAGGAAGCAGAAATAGAAATATGGCTTGATATGTTACGTTGCCAATACAATTACTTGCTTGCTGATAGATTTAACTGGTACGAGCAAAATCGCTGTTCTATCAACTCCTGTCCTTTGGTTTGCCATTTACCAACTTTGAGAGATAATCCTGATTACTTCTCTCAAAAGAAAACTTTACCTCAATTGAAGAAAGATAGACAGTGGTACAAAGCTATCCACTCTAATGTCTTACAGGATTGCGTCAAAAGGGTAGACCTGGCGTTCAAAAGGTACCTGAAAGGTGATTGTAATGGCAGAAAAAGCGGTAGACCTAGATTTAAAAGTAAAAACAGCTACAGATCCTTAACTTTTTCCGCTTTCTCGAAAAATCCTATTAAAGGAAATAAATTAAATTTACCTAAGTTTGGATGGGTAAAGATGGTTTACCATCGACCTATCCCAGACGGATTCAAGATTAAAACTGCTACAGTTACACGTAAAGCTGATGGGTATTATGTAACCTTGTCACTACAGGATGACACTATTCCTAGTGTAATTCCAGTAGAACAAGCATCGAACCCTATTGGCATAGATATGGGTCTTAAGTCTTTCCTTGTTAAATCCGATGGAACAGAGATCCCTATTCCCCAGTACTATCGGAAGGCTCAAAAGCGACTTAAGAAAATCCAAAAAACTGTCAGCAGATCTAAAAAAGGTAGCAATAACAGAAAAAAGGCTGTAGGCAGGTTAGGAAAAGCTCATAAAAAGGTAGCTGATACCCGAAAAGATTTTCACTTCAAAACCGCTAAGAACTTGCTAGACAATCATGACCTAGTTGCTCATGAGAAGTTGAATATTAAAGGTTTAGCCAAAACTAAAATGGCTAAATCGGTTCTTGATGCTGGCTGGGGTCAATTCCTGTCAATACTATCAAACAAAGCCGAGAATGCTGGTTTGGTTACAGTTGCAGTAAATCCCCGAAACACTAGCCAGAACTGTTCCAATTGTGGAAAGAAAGTACCAAAAAAACTAAAAGACCGCATTCATTCTTGTCCTGATTGTGGGTATACAGAAGATCGCGATACAAATGCGGCGATAAATATATTGAAGTTGGCGGTGGGGCATCCCGTCGGAAATAAAGCTTACCGAGTATCCGAGGCGTTAGCCGGAGTTGGTAAGAAGCCCACACTGAACTTGTAA